The proteins below come from a single Edaphobacter acidisoli genomic window:
- a CDS encoding glycoside hydrolase family 2 TIM barrel-domain containing protein yields MHRRILLLATVLLATSALVAQHSTHPRNIQSFDSGWRFLQSDASNAQQPTFDDSSWQTVTLPHDWAIAGPVDPSNTTGQGGGFFPAGIGWYRKTFEFNPAPDHHTYIVFDGVMANSDVYINGALLGHHPYGYTSFYYDLTPHLHAGSNTIAVRVDDSEQPASRWYPGAGINRQVRLITVSNTHIAQWGTFVTTPAVSAARATIHVRDTIINQSDRSAKISLSITLVAPNGHAVKTFTSPAQTLAPNQTADLTAETSITNPNRWDLGHGALYTAKATLVRDGKAIDNEDVPFGIREFHFDADKGFFLNGVHHKIYGAALHTDAGALGTAVPLAAWQRRLTALRALGVNAIRTAHNPPAPEFLDLADRMGFLVMDEFFDCWTVGKNRYDYHLYFRDWSERDEASAIQRDRNHPSIILWSVGNEIHDTPHPDIAIPILKRLVATAHANDLTRPVTQALFRPNASHDYTDGLADLLDVIGQNYREQEILAAHAQKPTRKIIGTENTHDRNQWVAMRDHPEYSGQFLWTGIDYLGEAGRWPRIGAGSGLLLTTSFPRARAFERQSWWSTAPMVRIARRIVPARRSPTDPGYASPTSNSQQVTPKTPLDPTTRFGPSLLLDWTPKDQSPHIEHVEVYTNADEVELFLNGKSLGAQKLHPDASPITYDVPYASGTLKAIARTNGKIVAEDELRTAGAPARLALSTGLAAAHLTNKPTRETAPTLTPDWNDVAYLTATLEDANGTVIPDSETRVHFTISGPAKIIAVGNGNLYDHDPFHATDRKLYDGNAIAIVRATAPSGKIVVTAAAPGLPPSTITLQATPAKLTSVQRSF; encoded by the coding sequence ATGCACCGCCGAATTCTTCTTCTCGCCACGGTTCTTCTCGCGACATCCGCCCTCGTTGCACAACACTCAACGCATCCACGCAACATCCAGTCATTTGACTCTGGCTGGCGCTTTCTCCAATCCGACGCATCGAACGCACAGCAGCCCACCTTCGACGACTCTTCGTGGCAGACCGTCACGCTCCCGCACGACTGGGCCATCGCCGGGCCCGTCGATCCCAGCAACACCACCGGCCAGGGCGGAGGCTTCTTTCCCGCGGGCATCGGCTGGTATCGCAAAACGTTCGAGTTCAACCCCGCGCCCGACCATCACACCTACATCGTCTTCGACGGCGTCATGGCCAACAGCGATGTCTACATCAACGGCGCACTGCTCGGCCACCATCCCTACGGCTACACCAGCTTCTACTACGACCTGACGCCACATCTCCACGCCGGCTCAAACACCATCGCCGTCCGCGTCGACGACTCCGAGCAGCCCGCCTCACGCTGGTATCCCGGAGCAGGCATCAACCGCCAGGTCCGCCTCATCACCGTCTCCAACACACACATCGCACAGTGGGGGACCTTCGTCACCACACCTGCGGTCTCAGCCGCACGCGCAACCATCCACGTCCGCGACACCATCATCAATCAGTCAGATCGCTCCGCAAAAATCTCGCTCTCCATCACGCTTGTTGCGCCCAATGGCCACGCGGTCAAAACCTTCACCTCACCTGCGCAGACGCTCGCACCCAACCAGACAGCCGACCTCACCGCCGAGACCAGCATTACCAACCCCAACCGCTGGGACCTCGGCCACGGCGCGCTCTACACCGCAAAGGCAACGCTCGTGCGCGACGGCAAAGCCATCGACAACGAAGACGTCCCCTTCGGCATTCGCGAGTTTCACTTCGACGCCGACAAAGGTTTCTTCCTGAACGGTGTCCATCACAAAATCTACGGCGCAGCTCTGCACACTGACGCAGGCGCACTCGGCACCGCGGTCCCGCTCGCCGCGTGGCAACGTCGCCTCACCGCTCTGCGCGCACTCGGGGTCAACGCCATCCGCACCGCGCACAACCCTCCCGCGCCGGAGTTCCTCGATCTCGCAGATCGCATGGGCTTTCTCGTCATGGACGAGTTCTTCGACTGCTGGACCGTCGGCAAAAACCGCTACGACTACCACCTCTACTTCCGCGACTGGTCCGAGCGCGACGAAGCGTCTGCCATCCAGCGCGACCGCAACCATCCCAGCATCATCCTCTGGTCCGTCGGCAACGAGATTCACGACACGCCGCATCCCGATATCGCCATCCCCATTCTCAAGCGCCTCGTCGCCACCGCGCACGCCAACGACCTCACGCGTCCCGTCACGCAAGCGCTCTTCCGGCCCAACGCCTCGCACGACTACACCGACGGCCTCGCCGACCTGCTCGACGTCATCGGCCAGAACTACCGCGAGCAGGAGATTCTCGCCGCACACGCGCAGAAGCCTACACGCAAGATCATCGGCACCGAGAACACGCACGACCGCAACCAGTGGGTTGCAATGCGTGATCATCCTGAGTACTCCGGACAGTTCCTCTGGACCGGCATCGACTATCTCGGCGAGGCCGGTCGCTGGCCGCGCATCGGTGCAGGCAGCGGACTGTTGCTCACCACCTCGTTCCCCCGCGCACGCGCATTCGAGCGCCAGTCCTGGTGGAGCACCGCCCCGATGGTCCGCATCGCCCGCCGCATCGTGCCCGCGCGCCGCTCGCCCACCGACCCCGGCTACGCTTCACCCACTTCCAACAGCCAGCAAGTCACGCCAAAGACACCACTCGACCCCACCACTCGCTTCGGCCCGTCGCTCCTGCTTGATTGGACACCGAAGGATCAGTCACCACACATCGAACACGTCGAGGTCTACACCAACGCCGATGAGGTCGAACTCTTCCTCAACGGCAAATCGCTCGGCGCGCAAAAACTGCACCCCGACGCCAGCCCCATCACGTACGATGTGCCCTACGCCTCCGGCACGCTCAAAGCCATCGCGCGCACCAACGGAAAGATCGTCGCCGAAGACGAACTCCGCACCGCAGGAGCACCCGCACGCCTCGCACTCTCAACCGGCCTCGCCGCCGCGCATCTCACCAACAAGCCAACGCGCGAAACCGCACCAACACTCACGCCAGACTGGAACGACGTTGCCTACCTCACCGCAACCCTCGAAGACGCAAACGGCACCGTCATCCCCGACAGCGAGACGCGCGTCCACTTCACCATCTCCGGCCCGGCAAAGATCATCGCCGTCGGCAACGGCAACCTCTACGACCACGATCCCTTCCACGCCACCGATCGCAAGCTCTACGATGGCAACGCCATCGCCATCGTCCGCGCCACCGCGCCTTCAGGAAAGATCGTTGTAACCGCCGCGGCTCCGGGCCTGCCACCGTCCACTATCACGCTGCAGGCCACGCCAGCTAAACTTACCAGCGTGCAGCGCAGTTTCTAG
- a CDS encoding oligogalacturonate lyase family protein: MPKLMRFAVSALALAIALPLAAQTPPTTWVDQDTGHRVWRLSNEPNSGAFYFNVNAYTPDEKQMVYTAPDGIHVLDLATRKTRLLVPNPPRPANETNHRGFWLGNVHALVVGHKTNSIFFTKTDPTTRVTSVYKANTNTGEVRKLIDLPAHMNIVSVNADETLAAGTYIEGDHQNQEYGSNLPNARKTDNRVASASQGPHYQPQSKGEMMERRLAAHLPLVLFTIRLEPGPNGEKPGDVKILLHSTDWVNHLLFSPTDPDLLMYCHEGPWQKVDRIWMIHTDGTHNTLIHKRTMYMEIAGHEFWGLDGKTIWYDWQYPKGEDFFLAGYNLETGRRTAYHMQRNEWSIHFNLTRDLDLFCGDGGDPGQVAKAPDGEWLELFHPRMITGQGAINDPAFWQPGVFQAEHLVNMSHHNYREEPNVRFTPDKSMVIFTSNMFGPSYVFGVEVKKAVNPPAADVQSTPELATKYNPTMPTPTGTPR; this comes from the coding sequence ATGCCTAAACTCATGCGCTTTGCTGTGTCAGCGCTTGCGCTCGCTATTGCCCTGCCGCTTGCCGCACAAACGCCGCCCACCACCTGGGTCGATCAGGACACAGGCCACCGTGTCTGGCGCCTCTCCAACGAACCCAACTCCGGCGCCTTCTACTTCAACGTCAATGCCTACACGCCCGACGAGAAGCAGATGGTCTACACCGCGCCCGACGGCATCCACGTGCTCGATCTCGCAACCAGAAAGACGCGCCTGCTCGTGCCCAATCCGCCCAGACCAGCGAATGAAACCAACCATCGCGGCTTCTGGCTCGGCAACGTCCATGCGCTCGTCGTCGGCCACAAAACCAACAGCATCTTCTTCACCAAGACCGACCCCACCACCCGCGTCACTTCGGTCTACAAGGCCAACACGAACACCGGAGAAGTACGCAAACTCATCGACCTGCCTGCTCACATGAACATCGTCAGCGTCAACGCCGACGAGACACTTGCTGCTGGAACCTACATCGAGGGCGACCACCAGAACCAGGAATACGGCTCCAATCTTCCCAATGCGCGCAAGACCGACAACCGCGTAGCCAGCGCGAGCCAGGGTCCGCACTACCAGCCCCAGAGCAAAGGCGAGATGATGGAGCGCCGACTCGCTGCGCATCTTCCGCTCGTGCTCTTCACCATCCGGCTTGAGCCCGGTCCCAACGGCGAAAAACCCGGCGATGTGAAGATACTGCTTCACTCCACCGACTGGGTCAATCATCTGCTCTTCTCACCCACCGACCCCGACCTGCTGATGTATTGCCACGAAGGCCCCTGGCAGAAGGTCGATCGCATCTGGATGATCCACACCGATGGCACGCACAACACGCTCATCCACAAGCGCACCATGTACATGGAGATTGCAGGCCACGAGTTCTGGGGCCTCGACGGCAAGACCATCTGGTACGACTGGCAGTATCCCAAGGGCGAAGACTTCTTCCTCGCCGGCTATAACCTCGAAACAGGCCGCCGCACCGCGTACCACATGCAGCGCAACGAGTGGTCGATTCACTTCAACCTCACACGCGACCTCGACCTCTTCTGCGGCGATGGCGGCGATCCCGGCCAGGTCGCGAAGGCTCCGGACGGTGAGTGGCTCGAGCTCTTCCATCCACGCATGATTACAGGCCAGGGCGCGATCAACGATCCAGCCTTCTGGCAACCAGGCGTCTTCCAGGCCGAGCACCTCGTCAACATGTCGCATCACAACTACCGCGAAGAGCCCAACGTCCGCTTTACGCCCGACAAGAGCATGGTCATCTTTACCAGCAACATGTTCGGCCCCAGCTACGTCTTCGGCGTCGAGGTGAAAAAAGCAGTCAACCCACCGGCAGCCGACGTGCAGTCCACGCCGGAGCTTGCGACGAAATACAACCCAACCATGCCCACACCAACCGGAACTCCCAGGTAG
- a CDS encoding radical SAM protein, translated as MSRTATSSVSSFQEIATKVADGRRVEREEARWLWQNASDEELRSLAAVVRGRFHQPGSCTYMVMRIINYTNVCVAQCDYCAFYRLPGQEGGYVLSQDEVFRKLDELLVLGGDLAAFNGGFNPHLPLSYYCDLFAGIRARYGERLEFYALTIAEFMYLADHAKLSYADAAARLKAAGVRWITGGGSEILTEEFRARHSKFKYTVREYFEAQRAILDAGLKTTATMVIGFDETLDERLEHLERTRQFQDETGGLASFLCWTFKPYFTQLGGIEISTQEYLRHLALSRIYLDNIPRIRTSVLTQNEKALEGLNYGADDFDLPIEDEVTQKAGATISLDFERILSYARELGFEPTYRHVALGAVDAART; from the coding sequence ATGAGCAGGACGGCAACTTCTTCGGTCAGTTCATTTCAAGAGATTGCGACGAAGGTCGCGGACGGCAGGCGCGTGGAACGCGAAGAGGCGCGCTGGCTGTGGCAGAATGCGTCGGACGAGGAGTTGCGCTCGCTGGCCGCTGTGGTGCGTGGGCGGTTTCATCAGCCGGGCTCGTGCACGTACATGGTGATGCGGATTATCAACTACACCAATGTGTGTGTGGCCCAGTGCGACTACTGCGCGTTCTATCGGCTGCCGGGGCAGGAGGGCGGCTACGTGCTGAGCCAGGATGAGGTCTTCCGCAAGCTCGACGAGTTGCTCGTTCTTGGCGGAGATTTAGCTGCGTTCAACGGCGGCTTCAATCCGCATCTTCCGCTCAGCTACTACTGCGACCTGTTTGCGGGGATTCGCGCGCGCTATGGCGAGCGGCTGGAGTTCTACGCGCTGACGATTGCGGAGTTTATGTATCTGGCCGATCACGCGAAGCTGAGCTATGCCGACGCTGCAGCGCGGCTGAAGGCCGCAGGTGTGCGGTGGATTACAGGCGGCGGCTCAGAGATTTTGACGGAGGAGTTTCGCGCGCGGCACTCGAAGTTCAAGTACACCGTTCGGGAGTACTTCGAAGCGCAACGGGCCATCCTGGATGCAGGTTTGAAGACGACAGCGACGATGGTGATTGGCTTCGACGAGACACTCGACGAACGGCTGGAGCATCTGGAACGCACGCGTCAGTTTCAGGACGAGACGGGCGGATTGGCGAGCTTTCTCTGCTGGACGTTCAAACCGTACTTCACGCAACTGGGCGGCATCGAAATCAGCACACAGGAGTATCTGAGGCATCTTGCGTTGTCGCGGATTTATCTGGACAACATTCCACGCATCCGCACGTCGGTGCTGACGCAGAATGAGAAGGCGCTCGAAGGATTGAACTATGGTGCGGATGACTTCGATCTGCCGATTGAAGATGAGGTGACGCAGAAGGCAGGCGCAACGATCAGCCTCGACTTCGAGCGGATACTCAGCTACGCGCGAGAGCTTGGGTTTGAGCCGACGTATCGGCATGTTGCGCTGGGAGCTGTCGACGCCGCGCGCACCTAG
- a CDS encoding phytoene desaturase family protein, with translation MNQLPQNRTHESQQGKACVIGAGPNGLAAAIALAQSGFEVRVFEAEPQPGGAARTLDLTLPGFHHDFGSAVHPMAAGSPFFQTLPLADHGLEWIHSPAPLAHPLDDGTAVMLERSFDDAQAALGEDGAAWRSMMEPLASHWNNFTEDILRPPLSIPRHPMLLAKFAQDALASARFVARRHFRNERARALFAGLAAHSFLSLDAAASASFGLVLGAAAHAVGWPIPRGGSQSITNALCRYLETLGGVVHTSSPIETFEQLPPCELTLCDLTPRQLISIAGEKLSPGYRNRLQRYRYGPGVFKVDYALSNPIPWTAPECLRAATVHVGGSMDEIAASEAAVVHGKVADRPFLIVVQPTLFDPTRAPEGKHIAWAYCHVPNGWNEDCLNAIEDQIERFAPGFRDSVLARRVFTPAGLEGMDANLVGGDISGGAMDLRQLVFRPTGLLYQTSASDLYLCSSSTPPGGGVHGMCGYNAAQVALRRMK, from the coding sequence ATGAACCAGCTGCCTCAGAACCGCACGCATGAATCGCAGCAGGGAAAAGCCTGCGTTATCGGTGCTGGACCGAACGGCCTGGCGGCAGCCATTGCACTGGCGCAGTCCGGCTTTGAAGTCAGGGTCTTTGAAGCCGAGCCTCAGCCCGGCGGAGCGGCACGCACGCTCGACCTCACGCTTCCCGGTTTCCATCACGACTTCGGCTCCGCGGTTCATCCCATGGCGGCAGGCTCGCCATTCTTCCAGACATTGCCGCTAGCCGATCATGGCCTCGAATGGATTCACTCGCCCGCGCCGCTCGCTCATCCCCTGGATGACGGCACAGCCGTCATGCTGGAGCGCAGCTTTGATGACGCGCAAGCCGCACTTGGAGAAGACGGCGCAGCGTGGCGCAGCATGATGGAGCCGCTGGCATCTCACTGGAACAATTTCACGGAAGACATCCTTCGTCCCCCACTTTCCATACCGCGCCATCCCATGCTGCTCGCAAAGTTCGCGCAGGATGCGCTCGCCTCTGCGCGCTTTGTGGCCCGCCGTCATTTTCGCAACGAGCGGGCGCGAGCGCTCTTTGCAGGACTTGCGGCTCACTCTTTCCTCAGTCTCGATGCAGCGGCCAGTGCATCATTCGGACTGGTGTTAGGCGCCGCCGCTCATGCCGTCGGATGGCCCATTCCACGAGGTGGTTCGCAGTCGATTACAAACGCGCTGTGTCGCTATCTTGAAACGCTAGGCGGTGTCGTTCACACATCATCGCCCATCGAAACCTTCGAGCAATTGCCTCCATGCGAGCTGACGCTTTGCGATCTCACACCACGGCAGCTCATCAGCATCGCAGGCGAAAAACTCTCACCCGGCTATCGCAACCGTCTCCAACGCTATCGCTACGGCCCTGGCGTATTCAAGGTTGATTACGCGCTATCGAATCCCATCCCGTGGACGGCCCCCGAGTGTCTACGCGCTGCAACCGTGCATGTTGGAGGAAGCATGGACGAGATTGCTGCATCCGAGGCTGCTGTCGTGCATGGCAAAGTCGCGGACCGTCCATTCCTCATCGTCGTACAGCCAACACTGTTTGATCCAACACGCGCGCCGGAAGGCAAGCACATCGCCTGGGCCTACTGCCACGTCCCCAATGGCTGGAACGAAGACTGTCTGAACGCCATCGAAGATCAGATCGAGCGCTTCGCTCCTGGATTCCGCGACTCGGTCCTCGCGCGCCGCGTCTTCACACCGGCGGGCCTCGAAGGCATGGACGCAAACCTCGTTGGCGGTGACATCAGCGGAGGCGCGATGGACCTGCGCCAGCTTGTCTTTCGCCCCACAGGCCTGCTCTACCAAACCTCGGCCAGCGATCTTTATCTCTGCTCGTCCTCGACGCCCCCCGGCGGAGGCGTGCACGGCATGTGCGGATACAACGCCGCGCAAGTTGCGCTGCGGCGCATGAAGTAG
- a CDS encoding lipase maturation factor family protein, with amino-acid sequence MNTSIALTVHRWFAPEKGAPDCQIARWIFLRALGLIYFSAFYSLIFQIRGLIGPQGILPASEYLESAAEHLGQLRFWFAPTLLWFSTSSHMLMALCWVGIIASLLSIVNVWPRAMLLICFVCCLSFVSAAGDFSSYQSDGMLLEAGFIALFFAPRGFWPGWGKTSLAPRASLFLLQWEWFRIYFESGVVKLASGDPEWRHLTAMDQYYQNGPLPTWIGWYVQHMPHWFHAGTVLATFALELIIVWMLFLPRRWRIACFLIATPWQIAVILTANYAFLNYIVLALGFLLLDDRFLMHFVPLRWRANLAVATESAPEIIPSEDVPVALPTRIKHHLRSLRLAFITVMLTWIFYATTLPMLQMFWREIPLPELPVSALEPFRIANQYGLFAVMTPNRYEIEFQGSNDGTTWLAYPYRYKPQDVRVPPSIYAPYQPRFDWNLWFASLGTWTEYPIVPRTEERLLTNDSDVLALFAGNPFPNKPPQLIRAVLWQYWFSTMQEKRTQGIWWHRKLLGAYAPTLAMNPDGKVGIVIERPLTTPQP; translated from the coding sequence ATGAACACATCCATCGCACTGACGGTTCACCGTTGGTTCGCGCCCGAGAAGGGCGCGCCCGACTGTCAGATCGCGCGATGGATTTTCTTGCGAGCACTCGGCCTTATCTATTTCTCCGCGTTCTACTCACTCATCTTTCAGATTCGCGGACTGATTGGCCCGCAGGGCATCCTACCTGCAAGCGAATACCTCGAGTCGGCAGCAGAGCATCTTGGGCAACTGCGCTTCTGGTTCGCCCCTACTTTGCTGTGGTTTTCGACGAGCTCGCACATGCTGATGGCGCTCTGCTGGGTCGGCATCATCGCTTCGCTGCTTTCCATCGTGAACGTCTGGCCGCGTGCGATGTTGCTGATCTGCTTCGTCTGCTGTCTCTCCTTCGTCAGCGCGGCGGGCGATTTTTCCAGCTATCAGTCCGACGGCATGCTGCTCGAAGCCGGCTTCATCGCTCTGTTCTTTGCACCACGTGGTTTTTGGCCTGGCTGGGGAAAGACCTCGCTCGCCCCGCGCGCCAGTCTGTTCCTGTTGCAGTGGGAGTGGTTCCGCATTTACTTCGAGTCCGGCGTGGTCAAGCTCGCCAGCGGAGATCCGGAGTGGCGGCACCTCACAGCAATGGACCAGTACTACCAGAATGGCCCGCTGCCTACATGGATCGGCTGGTACGTCCAGCACATGCCGCATTGGTTTCACGCAGGAACGGTGCTGGCTACGTTTGCGCTCGAACTCATCATCGTGTGGATGCTGTTTCTGCCGCGACGCTGGCGCATCGCCTGTTTCCTCATCGCAACACCGTGGCAGATTGCGGTGATCCTCACAGCGAATTATGCGTTCCTGAACTACATCGTCCTCGCGCTGGGCTTTTTGCTACTCGACGATCGATTCCTGATGCACTTCGTCCCGCTGAGGTGGAGAGCGAATCTTGCCGTCGCAACCGAGTCTGCTCCTGAGATCATCCCTTCTGAAGATGTCCCAGTGGCACTTCCCACACGCATCAAACATCACTTGCGTTCGCTCCGTCTTGCCTTCATCACGGTCATGCTCACGTGGATCTTCTACGCAACAACGCTTCCCATGTTGCAGATGTTCTGGCGTGAGATTCCTTTGCCCGAACTGCCTGTCTCTGCGCTGGAGCCGTTCCGTATCGCCAACCAATACGGCCTCTTCGCCGTGATGACGCCTAACCGCTACGAGATCGAATTTCAAGGATCGAACGACGGCACAACCTGGCTTGCCTATCCTTACCGTTATAAGCCGCAGGATGTCCGCGTCCCTCCCAGCATCTATGCTCCGTATCAGCCGCGCTTCGACTGGAATCTCTGGTTCGCATCGCTCGGCACGTGGACCGAATACCCTATCGTTCCGCGCACAGAAGAACGTCTGCTGACCAACGACTCCGACGTGCTGGCACTCTTTGCCGGGAATCCATTTCCGAACAAGCCGCCGCAACTCATCCGCGCTGTCTTATGGCAGTACTGGTTCAGCACCATGCAAGAGAAGCGCACGCAAGGTATCTGGTGGCATCGCAAGTTATTAGGCGCTTATGCACCAACACTGGCAATGAATCCCGATGGCAAAGTTGGCATTGTGATCGAACGTCCACTGACTACGCCACAACCTTAG
- a CDS encoding MGH1-like glycoside hydrolase domain-containing protein, which produces MTTPSRRSVLQAIAASAVASLAPASSQAQADAALASTKFRLGVDERAKAVQRLTQYFHENATKLLRPAQGHLRYPSISPSLPHSQYSTELWDWDTLWTTLGLLQTSSKAGDQVLRRQVIEHARGSLLNFFDHQDHDGRIPMLISVSNPDPLHCLGGAAPHKENQAKPVLAQLALLVSHEIGYNWLVPHFDNLLLFFRSWETNNRSHTGLLVWGDDVAIGNDNDPTTFGRPFFSSANLLLNTLWHQDLQAAAELAAQLGLHSHETELREKAHSVAEATQRCCWDPRDQFFYTADVQCVDRRSELIPDVPRGMAMSWSSLPLRIQTFTGFLPMWCGIATSEQAHALAMHQRNTKTFCANTGVRSLSAQESMYSLASSTNPSNWLGPIWIIVNYFVWSGLKRYGMNDDAEVLADKTIHLLDRDLAATGSLNEYYHPDTGEALSHRGFMDWNLLVLAMS; this is translated from the coding sequence ATGACCACACCATCCAGACGATCTGTCCTTCAGGCAATTGCAGCCTCCGCAGTTGCGAGCCTCGCGCCCGCGTCAAGTCAGGCACAGGCGGATGCCGCGTTGGCAAGCACCAAATTCCGGCTCGGCGTGGACGAGCGCGCCAAAGCTGTTCAACGTCTCACACAATATTTCCACGAAAACGCAACGAAGCTCTTGCGGCCTGCACAGGGCCATCTGCGATATCCGAGCATCTCGCCCTCCCTGCCCCACAGCCAATACTCTACCGAGTTGTGGGACTGGGACACGCTGTGGACGACGCTTGGACTTCTCCAAACGTCCTCGAAAGCCGGGGATCAAGTGCTGCGCAGGCAGGTCATCGAACATGCGCGAGGAAGCCTGCTGAACTTCTTCGATCATCAGGACCACGATGGCCGCATTCCGATGCTTATCTCCGTTTCCAATCCTGACCCGTTGCATTGTCTTGGCGGAGCGGCCCCGCACAAGGAGAATCAAGCCAAGCCTGTGCTTGCACAACTTGCGCTGCTCGTCTCACACGAGATTGGGTACAACTGGCTGGTGCCTCACTTCGACAATCTTTTGCTTTTCTTCAGAAGTTGGGAAACGAACAACCGTTCGCATACCGGTCTACTCGTCTGGGGCGACGATGTCGCAATCGGCAATGACAATGATCCCACGACCTTCGGCCGTCCGTTCTTTTCGTCCGCGAATCTTCTGCTGAATACACTCTGGCATCAAGACCTGCAGGCAGCAGCGGAGCTGGCTGCACAACTAGGTCTGCACTCCCATGAGACAGAACTGCGAGAAAAGGCACACTCTGTTGCCGAAGCGACGCAACGCTGCTGCTGGGACCCGCGCGACCAGTTCTTTTATACGGCCGACGTGCAGTGTGTGGACCGGCGATCCGAACTCATTCCCGATGTTCCGCGGGGTATGGCGATGTCGTGGAGTTCCCTGCCGCTACGCATCCAGACCTTTACAGGATTTCTTCCCATGTGGTGCGGGATCGCGACCAGTGAGCAGGCACATGCACTCGCGATGCATCAGCGCAATACGAAGACATTTTGCGCGAACACTGGAGTCCGTTCGCTTTCGGCGCAGGAGAGCATGTACTCGCTGGCGAGCAGCACTAATCCAAGCAACTGGCTGGGACCGATTTGGATCATCGTCAATTATTTTGTGTGGAGCGGACTCAAGCGTTATGGAATGAATGATGACGCCGAGGTACTGGCCGACAAGACGATTCATCTGCTCGACCGCGACCTCGCCGCAACAGGCTCACTCAACGAGTATTACCATCCGGACACCGGCGAAGCGCTGAGTCATCGCGGCTTTATGGACTGGAATCTGTTGGTACTGGCGATGTCGTGA
- a CDS encoding L-fucose/L-arabinose isomerase family protein encodes MANFTLGVILGNRDFFPDVLIQEARRDLEKLFSELSITPIWLTPVETRFGSVETWADATRCGELFAQHRSSIDGILVSLPNFGDEKGVADSIRLSELRVPILVQASPDDLDQFGLERRRDAFCGKISVCNNLRQYGFHYSLTRDHTVAISDPRFREDLTQFMSVCRVARGLRRVRVGAIGARPNAFNTTRFSEKLFEASGISVNTMDLSEVFGAAAKINDSDLRVKEHIEQIRAYADSSAAPAESMLRIAKLAIVIDDWMRSLGLAATAIQCWSSLQKNYGVNVCTVMSMMSEQMLPSACEVDIAGVVSMYALQLASTRPSALVDWNNNYGKDPDKCVFFHCGNWARDFLPDIRIGTAPILGTVLGEENTVGALSGRTPAGPVTFGRISTDDLTGRIRAYVGEGMFTDDPLDTFGTKAVVHVERLPKLMQYICRNGFEHHAAMNGSHCAAAVAEALGNYLGWEIYHHASETES; translated from the coding sequence ATGGCTAACTTCACACTTGGCGTCATTCTCGGCAATCGCGATTTCTTTCCAGACGTGCTGATTCAAGAGGCACGCCGCGACCTGGAGAAGTTATTCTCCGAACTTTCGATTACTCCCATCTGGCTAACGCCTGTGGAGACGCGCTTTGGGTCTGTAGAAACCTGGGCCGACGCGACGCGCTGCGGTGAACTCTTCGCGCAGCATCGCTCCTCCATCGACGGCATCCTCGTCTCTCTGCCTAACTTCGGTGATGAGAAGGGCGTGGCGGATTCGATTCGCCTTTCTGAACTGCGAGTTCCGATTCTGGTGCAGGCGAGCCCCGACGATCTCGATCAGTTCGGCCTCGAACGCCGCCGCGATGCCTTCTGCGGAAAAATCTCCGTCTGCAATAACCTCCGCCAGTATGGCTTCCATTACTCGCTCACGCGCGACCATACCGTTGCCATCAGCGATCCGCGTTTCCGCGAGGACCTGACTCAGTTCATGTCCGTTTGCCGGGTTGCGCGGGGGCTGCGCCGCGTCCGCGTGGGCGCCATCGGTGCGCGGCCCAATGCCTTCAACACAACACGCTTCAGTGAAAAACTCTTTGAGGCCTCGGGGATCTCCGTTAATACGATGGACCTCTCTGAGGTCTTCGGCGCTGCCGCCAAGATCAATGACTCCGATCTGCGCGTCAAAGAGCACATCGAACAGATTCGCGCCTATGCGGATTCTTCCGCAGCGCCGGCAGAATCCATGCTGCGGATTGCCAAACTCGCTATCGTCATTGATGACTGGATGCGCTCGCTTGGCCTTGCTGCTACGGCTATTCAGTGCTGGAGCTCGCTGCAAAAAAACTACGGGGTGAACGTCTGCACCGTCATGTCGATGATGAGCGAGCAGATGCTGCCATCGGCTTGCGAAGTCGATATCGCGGGCGTCGTCAGCATGTATGCGCTGCAACTCGCGAGCACACGGCCCAGCGCTCTCGTGGATTGGAACAACAACTATGGCAAAGATCCGGACAAGTGTGTCTTCTTTCACTGCGGCAACTGGGCACGCGACTTTCTACCCGACATCCGCATCGGAACTGCGCCGATCCTGGGCACCGTCCTCGGCGAGGAGAACACAGTCGGCGCGCTCTCGGGCCGCACGCCGGCCGGCCCCGTAACCTTTGGCCGCATCAGCACGGACGACCTTACTGGACGCATCCGCGCCTACGTCGGAGAAGGCATGTTTACCGATGATCCACTGGACACTTTCGGCACAAAGGCTGTTGTCCATGTCGAACGCCTGCCAAAGCTGATGCAATATATCTGCCGTAACGGATTTGAGCATCATGCGGCAATGAACGGAAGTCACTGTGCAGCCGCCGTAGCGGAGGCACTAGGAAATTATCTTGGGTGGGAGATATATCACCATGCCTCCGAGACGGAGTCCTGA